One part of the Arabidopsis thaliana chromosome 1 sequence genome encodes these proteins:
- the CLE26 gene encoding CLAVATA3/ESR-RELATED 26 (CLAVATA3/ESR-RELATED 26 (CLE26); Has 12 Blast hits to 12 proteins in 4 species: Archae - 0; Bacteria - 0; Metazoa - 0; Fungi - 0; Plants - 12; Viruses - 0; Other Eukaryotes - 0 (source: NCBI BLink).): MRNNHSLRLQLWFRTLFTVGVVTLLMIDAFVLQNNKEDDKTKEITTAVNMNNSDAKEIQQELEDGSRNDDLSYVASKRKVPRGPDPIHNRFLLLSRFILSLLTNPYPYLHICVLDVSV; this comes from the coding sequence ATGCGAAATAACCATTCCCTTCGTCTCCAATTGTGGTTCCGTACACTATTTACTGTTGGTGTAGTCACTCTTCTTATGATCGATGCGTTTGtattacaaaacaacaaggaggacgacaaaacaaaagagattaCTACAGCTGTGAACATGAACAACTCCGATGCCAAGGAAATACAACAAGAGCTTGAAGATGGTTCAAGGAACGACGATCTTAGCTACGTAgcaagcaaaagaaaagtgCCTCGTGGACCTGATCCTATACACAACAGGTTCTTACTACTTTCTCGTTTTATTTTATCACTTTTAACTAATCCTTACCCCTACCTGCATATATGTGTCTTGGATGTTTCTGTATGA
- a CDS encoding structural polyprotein (unknown protein; LOCATED IN: endomembrane system; EXPRESSED IN: 24 plant structures; EXPRESSED DURING: 15 growth stages; Has 30 Blast hits to 30 proteins in 12 species: Archae - 0; Bacteria - 0; Metazoa - 0; Fungi - 0; Plants - 30; Viruses - 0; Other Eukaryotes - 0 (source: NCBI BLink).) → MASQSSSLFLVIFFIFIYASSIPSSILARAHEHDGDEEIRSVGRRFLLGFKETPKGSNITFACSPSGPCVSCNSSEKRKEKYRCSETGYRIPFKCKEVREEVDAHKKNGEEETQNDQSNNNDEEAKTRNLLDDSSPATKVKSQSYKTYRSCVPSADEEKLSVLGFESIMLGLFLLSGAAIYIRKRQTVPMLGVSSSGRLQGNSRF, encoded by the exons atggctTCTCAGAGTTCTTCACTTTTTCtggttatcttcttcatcttcatctacGCTTCTTCAATTCCATCCTCTATTCTCGCCAGAGCACATGAACA TGACGGAGATGAAGAGATCAGAAGCGTTGGGCGTAGATTCCTTCTAGGTTTCAAAGAAACTCCAAAAGGAAGTAATATCACCTTCGCTTGTTCTCCTTCAGGTCCTTGTGTCTCTTGCAATTCCTCCGAAAAG AGAAAAGAGAAGTATCGTTGCAGTGAAACTGGTTATCGTATTCCTTTCAAATGTAAAGAGGTTAGAGAAGAAGTGGATGCACATaagaaaaatggagaagaagaaacacaaaatgaTCAATCGAATAACAATGACGAAGAAGCGAAAACAAGGAATCTGTTGGATGATTCATCACCGGCGACGAAAGTGAAGTCTCAGTCTTACAAAACTTATAGAAGCTGTGTGCCATCTGCAGACGAAGAGAAGTTATCAGTTCTTGGTTTTGAG TCGATTATGCTAGGACTGTTTCTGTTAAGCGGAGCTGCTATTTACATCAGAAAGAGACAGACGGTACCGATGCTTGGGGTATCATCAAGTGGAAGATTGCAAGGCAATTCTCGGTTTTGA
- a CDS encoding Leucine-rich repeat protein kinase family protein (Leucine-rich repeat protein kinase family protein; FUNCTIONS IN: protein serine/threonine kinase activity, kinase activity, ATP binding; INVOLVED IN: transmembrane receptor protein tyrosine kinase signaling pathway, protein amino acid phosphorylation; LOCATED IN: cellular_component unknown; EXPRESSED IN: 18 plant structures; EXPRESSED DURING: 6 growth stages; CONTAINS InterPro DOMAIN/s: Protein kinase, catalytic domain (InterPro:IPR000719), Leucine-rich repeat-containing N-terminal domain, type 2 (InterPro:IPR013210), Leucine-rich repeat (InterPro:IPR001611), Serine-threonine/tyrosine-protein kinase (InterPro:IPR001245), Protein kinase-like domain (InterPro:IPR011009); BEST Arabidopsis thaliana protein match is: Leucine-rich repeat protein kinase family protein (TAIR:AT1G27190.1); Has 112708 Blast hits to 65684 proteins in 2349 species: Archae - 62; Bacteria - 6917; Metazoa - 19876; Fungi - 2441; Plants - 74665; Viruses - 159; Other Eukaryotes - 8588 (source: NCBI BLink).): MKTISIFFVIILMSSSHAEDDVLCLKGFKSSLKDPSNQLNTWSFPNSSSSICKLTGVSCWNAKENRILSLQLQSMQLSGQIPESLKLCRSLQSLDLSFNDFSGLIPSQICSWLPYLVTLDLSGNKLSGSIPSQIVDCKFLNSLALNQNKLTGSIPSELTRLNRLQRLSLADNDLSGSIPSELSHYGEDGFRGNGGLCGKPLSNCGSFNGKNLTIIVTAGVIGAVGSLCVGFGMFWWFFIRDRRKMNNYGYGAGKCKDDSDWIGLLRSHKLVQVTLFQKPIVKIKLVDLIEATNGFDSGNIVVSSRSGVSYKADLPDGSTLEVKRLSSCCELSEKQFRSEINKLGQIRHPNLVPLLGFCVVEDEILLVYKHMANGTLYSQLQQWDIDWPTRVRVAVGAARGLAWLHHGCQPLYMHQYISSNVILLDEDFDARVIDYGLGKLVSSQDSKDSSFSNGKFGYVAPEYSSTMVASLSGDVYGFGIVLLEIVTGQKPVLINNGEEGFKESLVEWVSKHLSNGRSKDAIDRRIFGKGYDDEIMQVLRIACSCVVSRPKERPLMIQVYESLKNLGDQHGFFSEYSDEFPLIFNKQEHLK; the protein is encoded by the coding sequence aTGAAAACGATCTcaatcttcttcgtcatcatcTTAATGTCATCTTCTCACGCAGAAGACGATGTACTCTGTCTCAAAGGCTTTAAATCATCACTCAAAGATCCTTCAAATCAACTCAACACATGGTCTTTCCCTAATTCATCATCGTCGATTTGCAAACTCACCGGAGTTTCTTGCTGGAACGCTAAAGAGAATCGAATTCTCTCTCTTCAGCTTCAATCAATGCAACTCTCTGGTCAAATCCCTGAATCTCTTAAACTATGTCGGAGTTTACAATCTTTAGATCTTTCCTTTAATGATTTCTCCGGTTTGATTCCTTCACAAATATGTTCTTGGCTTCCTTATCTTGTTACTTTAGATCTTTCCGGTAACAAACTCTCCGGTTCGATACCGTCTCAGATCGTTGACTGTAAATTCTTAAACAGCTTAGCTCTAAACCAGAACAAGTTAACCGGTTCGATTCCGTCTGAATTAACCCGGTTAAACCGTCTCCAACGACTTTCTCTAGCTGATAACGATCTCTCTGGTTCGATTCCCTCCGAGCTATCTCATTACGGAGAAGATGGTTTTCGCGGTAATGGCGGACTTTGTGGTAAGCCGTTATCCAACTGCGGTTCGTTTAACGGTAAAAACTTAACGATCATTGTAACTGCTGGCGTTATTGGAGCTGTTGGTTCATTGTGTGTTGGATTTGGGATGTTTTGGTGGTTCTTTATTAGAGATAGGAGGAAGATGAATAACTACGGTTATGGCGCCGGAAAATGTAAGGATGATAGTGATTGGATTGGTTTGTTGAGATCACATAAGCTTGTGCAAGTTACTCTGTTTCAGAAACCTATTGTGAAGATCAAATTGGTTGATTTGATTGAAGCTACGAACGGTTTTGATTCCGGGAATATCGTTGTTTCGTCGAGAAGTGGTGTCTCGTACAAAGCTGATTTGCCTGATGGGTCTACATTGGAGGTTAAGAGGCTTAGTAGTTGTTGTGAGCTTAGTGAGAAACAGTTTAGGTCTGAGATTAACAAGTTAGGTCAGATCAGGCATCCGAATTTGGTTCCGCTTCTCGGGTTTTGCGTTGTGGAAGACGAGATATTGTTGGTGTATAAGCATATGGCTAATGGGACGTTGTATTCTCAGCTGCAGCAATGGGATATTGATTGGCCAACTCGGGTTAGAGTCGCTGTTGGAGCGGCTAGAGGGCTAGCTTGGTTGCACCATGGATGTCAACCGTTGTATATGCATCAATATATCAGCTCAAATGTGATTCTTCTTGACGAAGATTTCGATGCTCGTGTTATTGATTACGGTTTGGGGAAGTTAGTGAGTTCTCAAGACTCTAAAGATAGCTCGTTTAGTAACGGCAAGTTTGGTTACGTTGCGCCTGAGTATTCGAGCACTATGGTTGCGTCTTTGAGTGGAGATGTGTATGGGTTTGGGATTGTGCTTCTTGAGATTGTTACAGGACAAAAGCCTGTTTTGATTAACAACGGTGAAGAAGGGTTTAAGGAGAGTTTAGTGGAGTGGGTGAGTAAGCATTTGAGTAATGGTAGAAGCAAAGATGCTATTGATAGAAGGATTTTTGGTAAAggatatgatgatgagataaTGCAAGTTTTGAGAATTGCGTGTAGTTGCGTTGTATCGAGGCCTAAAGAAAGACCGTTGATGATCCAAGTTTATGAATCTTTGAAGAATTTGGGAGATCAACATGGTTTCTTCTCTGAGTATAGCGATGAGTTTCCACTCATCTTTAACAAACAAGAACACttaaaatga
- a CDS encoding myb-like transcription factor family protein (myb-like transcription factor family protein; CONTAINS InterPro DOMAIN/s: SANT, DNA-binding (InterPro:IPR001005), Homeodomain-like (InterPro:IPR009057), Myb, DNA-binding (InterPro:IPR014778), Zinc finger, CCHC-type (InterPro:IPR001878), HTH transcriptional regulator, Myb-type, DNA-binding (InterPro:IPR017930), Myb-like DNA-binding domain, SHAQKYF class (InterPro:IPR006447); BEST Arabidopsis thaliana protein match is: myb-like transcription factor family protein (TAIR:AT5G47390.1); Has 1401 Blast hits to 1395 proteins in 120 species: Archae - 0; Bacteria - 0; Metazoa - 2; Fungi - 2; Plants - 1215; Viruses - 0; Other Eukaryotes - 182 (source: NCBI BLink).), whose amino-acid sequence MSRSCSQCGNNGHNSRTCPTDITTTGDNNDKGGGEKAIMLFGVRVTEASSSCFRKSVSMNNLSQFDQTPDPNPTDDGGYASDDVVHASGRNRERKRGTPWTEEEHRLFLTGLHKVGKGDWRGISRNFVKTRTPTQVASHAQKYFLRRTNQNRRRRRSSLFDITPDSFIGSSKEENQLQTPLELIRPVPIPIPIPPSRKMADLNLNKKKTPATTEMFPLSLNLQRPSSSTSSSSNEQKARGSRASSGFEAMSSNGDSIMGVA is encoded by the exons ATGTCACGTAGTTGCTCACAGTGTGGAAACAACGGCCACAACTCTCGCACATGTCCGACGGACATAACTACCACCGGTGACAACAACGACAAAGGCGGCGGGGAGAAAGCCATCATGCTTTTTGGCGTCCGCGTCACGGAAGCTTCATCATCTTGTTTTAGAAAAAGTGTTAGTATGAACAATCTCTCTCAATTCGATCAAACTCCTGATCCCAACCCAACCGATGACGGTGGTTACGCTTCAGACGACGTCGTTCACGCCTCCGGTAGAAACCGTGAACGCAAACGAG GAACTCCATGGACAGAGGAAGAACATAGATTGTTTCTTACTGGATTGCATAAAGTTGGAAAAGGTGATTGGAGAGGAATCTCTAGAAACTTTGTTAAAACTCGAACACCTACTCAGGTAGCGAGTCATGCTCAGAAATATTTTCTCCGGCGGACTAATCAGAATCGTCGTCGTCGTAGATCAAGCCTCTTCGATATCACTCCCGATTCG TTTATAGGATcatcaaaagaagagaatcagtTACAGACTCCATTGGAGCTAATCCGTCCAGTTCCGATTCCTATTCCGATTCCACCGTCGCGGAAGATGGCTGATTTGAAtcttaacaagaaaaaaactccaGCGACAACGGAGATGTTTCCGCTGTCGCTGAATTTGCAGAGGCCGTCTTCGTCGACATCGTCATCGTCCAATGAACAGAAGGCACGTGGCTCACGTGCCTCCTCGGGGTTCGAGGCGATGTCGAGTAATGGAGATAGTATAATGGGAGTggcttga